The Aeromicrobium yanjiei DNA segment TGACGCTCGACGCGGCCAGCGGCAAGATCACGGGGCGGTGGAACGTCCCCAAGGAGGCCCGCAACGGCCTGCAGGCGGGACCGGACGTCACTCCGTTCGACGGCGGGTTCGCGCTGACGCGCAACGACTACTCGTGGAGCTCGGCCTACGACGCGACCGGGCGCAGGGTCCCGGCGGACCCGCTGCACGACGCAGGGCTCTTCGCGCTGCCGAAGCCGAAGGAGCCCAAGAAGGAGTAGCTCATCCTCCTGAGCGCTTGCGAGCCGCGAACTGGGCCGCTTCCTCGAGCCGGAAGCGGGCGATGTCCCCGATCAGCTGGACGGGCAGCGGCTGGTCCAGCGGGAAGCGGATCGCCGACTTGGACGTCTTGTACGGCTTCAGCTCCTCGTCGAACCGGGCGAACGCCCCGGCGGTCGGGAAGAAGTTGAGCGAGGTGTGCTCGTCGTAGCCTGCGAACTGGACGATGACGACGCCGTGCTGCTTGTAGGCGGGGATGTTGTAGCTGATCGTCTCCTCGGCGTCGGGCAGCGCGGCGCGGATGACCGAGCGCATCTCCTGCAGCCGGGGCTCGACGTCGTACGTCGCCGCGGCGATGTAGTCCTCGACAGTCGTGTAGGTCTGCTTCTCGCGATCCGGGTGCTGGGCCATGCCTCCAGTATGGCCGCCGGGGACCGGACGGACGATGAGGGTTCCGGGTCGCTCGGGCTACCGCAAACCCTCATCGTCGGTCCCCACGGGGGCTTTTCCCTGGGGCGGCGGGGTGCGTACGGCGTGCCGTCGGTTCTCGTCGGGACCCTCGACTAGGCTGTAGATCTTCCCCCCAGACCGCGCCGAGGAGGCCTTTTTTCGATGTCGAGTGACTCGTCATTCGTGCACCTGCACGTCCACACGGAGTACTCGATGCTCGACGGCGCGGCTCTCCTCGACGGGCTCTTCGAACGCACCGCGGAGCTGGGCATGCCGTCGATCGCGATGACCGACCACGGCAACCTGCACGGCGCCTACGACTTCTACAGCAAGGCCAAGGCGCACGGGGTCAAGCCGATCATCGGCATGGAGGCCTATCTCACGCCCAACATCCCGCGGCACGAGAAGAAGGCCGTGCTGTGGAACAAGGGCGCCCGGGACGCCGACGTCGCGGGCCGCGGCGCGTACACGCACATGACGCTGCTCTCGGAGACCACCGAAGGCATGCACAACCTGTTCCGCATCGGCTCCTACGCGAGCCTCGAGGGCCAGTACCGCAAGCCCCGTGCCGACCGTGACCTGCTGCAGCGCTACGGCAAGGGCCTGATCGCGACGACGGGCTGCCCGTCCGGGGAGATCCAGACCTGGCTGCGCATCGGCAACTACGAGAAGGCGCGTGCCTCGGCCGCCGAGTTCCAGGACATCTTCGGCAAGGAGAACTTCTTCCTCGAGCTGATGGACCACGGCCTCGAGATCGAGCGCACGGTCCGCGACGGGCTGCTGCGACTCAAGGCCGATCTCGACCTGCCTGCCATCGCGACCAACGACTCGCACTACACGAGCCCCGAGGACGCCGAGGCGCACTCGGCCCTGCTGTGCGTCCAGTCCGGCAGCACCCTGACCGACCCCAACCGCTTCAAGTTCGACTCCAACGACTTCTACATCAAGTCCGCCGCCGAGATGCGCGACCTGTGGGAGGACCGGTTCGACCTCAAGGAGGCGTGCGACAACACGCTCCTGATCGCCGAGCGGTGCAATGTCGAGTTCACCGAGTCCAACGGTGGCTACATGGCTCGCGCCGACATCCCCGACGGGGAGACCGAGGAGAGCTGGTTCGTCAAGGAGGTCTGGCGGGGCATCGAGAGCCGCTACCCCGGCGACAAGCTGACCGACGAGGTCCGCGCCCGCACCGAGATGGAGCTCGACGTCGTCCGCACCAAGGGCTACTGCGGCTACTACCTCGTGGTCGCCGACTTCATCAACTGGGCCAAGGACAACGGCATCCGGGTCGGCCCGGGGCGTGGATCGGGTGCGGGCTCGATCGCCGCGTACGCGCTGCGCATCACCGACCTGTGCCCGCTCACGCACGGCCTGATCTTCGAGCGCTTCCTCAACCCCGAGCGCCCCTCGATGCCCGACTTCGACATCGACTTCGACGAGCGCCGCCGCAGCGAGGTCATCCGCTACGTCAGCAACAAGTACGGCGAGGAGCGCGTCGCGATGATCGCGACGTTCGGCCGGCTCAAGTCCAAGGCCGCGATCAAGGACGCCGCCCGCGTCATGGACTACCCGTTCTCGCACGGTGAGCGCATCACCAAGGCGCTCCCGGCCGACATCATGGGCAAGGGCGTGACCCTCAAGGGCCTGTTCGACAAGAACGACAAGCGCTACGGCGACGGCGGTGACTTCCGCAAGCTCCACGACGAGGACGCGGACGTTCGCAAGATCTACCAGACCGCCCTCGGCCTGGAGGGCCAGATCCGTCAGTGGGGCGTCCACGCCGCCGGCGTCATCATGTCCAGCGATCCCTTGATCGACATCGTGCCGATCATGAAGCGCGAGCAGGACGGCGCGATCATCACCCAGTTCGACTACCCGATGTGCGAGGCGCTCGGGCTGGTCAAGATGGACTTCCTGGGCCTGCGCAACCTCACGGTCCTCGACGACGCGCTGATCAACATCAAGCGCAACCGGGGCATCGACCTGGTCCTGGAGGACCTCGACTTCGAGGACCAGGCGACGTACGACCTGCTCGCCCGCGGTGACACGCTCGGGGTGTTCCAGCTCGACGGCGGGCCGATGCGTGCGCTCCTGCGCAGCATGAAGCCCGACAAGTTCGAGGACATCTCGGCCGTCGGCGCGCTCTACCGCCCCGGTCCGATGGGCGCGGACTCGCACAACAAGTACGCCCGCCGCAAGAACGGCCGCGAGCCGATCGACCCGATCCACCCCGAGCTGGAGAAGCCGCTGGAGACGGTGCTGGGGGAGACCTACGGCCTGATCGTCTATCAGGAGCAGGTCATGGAGATCGCCCAGGTGCTCGCCGGGTTCTCCCTCGGACAGGCCGACAACCTGCGTCGCGCGATGGGCAAGAAGAAGAAGTCCGAGCTGGACAAGCAGTACGCAGGCTTCCAGCAGGGCATGCTCGAGCGGGGCTACTCGCAAAAGGCGATCACGACGCTGTGGGACATCCTGCTCCCGTTCTCGGACTACGCCTTCAACAAGGCGCACTCCGCGGCGTACGGCGTCATCTCCTACTGGACGGCCTATCTCAAGGCCAACTACCCGGCCGAGTACATGGCGGCGCTGCTGACCAGCACGCGCGTCGACAAGGACAAGTCGGCGATCTACCTCAACGAGTGCCGTCGCATGGGCATCAAGGTGCTCCCGCCCGACGTCAACGAGTCGGTCTCCAACTTCGCCTCCGTGGGCCCCGACATCCGCTTCGGCCTGGGCGCGATCCGCAACATCGGCGAGAACGTCGTCGCGGGCATCGTGGAGGGGCGCACGACGGGCGGCCCCTACGCGGACTTCAACGACTTCCTCGACAAGGTCCCGACGCTCGTGTGCAACAAGCGCGTGCTGGACTCGCTCATCAAGGCCGGGGCCTTCGACTCCCTCGGGCACCGTCGGCGCGCGCTGACGACCGTGGCGGAGGAGGGCGTCGACCTCTACATCGACCTCAAGCGGCAGGCCGCGATCGGCCAGGACTCGCTGTTCGGCGGCGGCGACGACGTCTTCACGGGCGGCCGGGTCGAGGTGCCCGAGACGATGCCGGAGTGGGAGAAGACGCAGCTGCTCGCCTTCGAGCGCGACATGCTCGGCCTCTACGTCTCGGACCACCCGCTGCAGGGCCTCGAGCACGTGCTCCGGGCGAGCAGCGACTCCACGATCGGCGACCTGCTCACCAACACCGATCTGCCCGACGGCAGCACGATCCGCATCTGCGGGCTCATCACCGGCGTGCAGCGGCGGATGAGCAAGAAGGGCGACCCCTGGGCCTCGATCACGAT contains these protein-coding regions:
- the dnaE gene encoding DNA polymerase III subunit alpha; protein product: MSSDSSFVHLHVHTEYSMLDGAALLDGLFERTAELGMPSIAMTDHGNLHGAYDFYSKAKAHGVKPIIGMEAYLTPNIPRHEKKAVLWNKGARDADVAGRGAYTHMTLLSETTEGMHNLFRIGSYASLEGQYRKPRADRDLLQRYGKGLIATTGCPSGEIQTWLRIGNYEKARASAAEFQDIFGKENFFLELMDHGLEIERTVRDGLLRLKADLDLPAIATNDSHYTSPEDAEAHSALLCVQSGSTLTDPNRFKFDSNDFYIKSAAEMRDLWEDRFDLKEACDNTLLIAERCNVEFTESNGGYMARADIPDGETEESWFVKEVWRGIESRYPGDKLTDEVRARTEMELDVVRTKGYCGYYLVVADFINWAKDNGIRVGPGRGSGAGSIAAYALRITDLCPLTHGLIFERFLNPERPSMPDFDIDFDERRRSEVIRYVSNKYGEERVAMIATFGRLKSKAAIKDAARVMDYPFSHGERITKALPADIMGKGVTLKGLFDKNDKRYGDGGDFRKLHDEDADVRKIYQTALGLEGQIRQWGVHAAGVIMSSDPLIDIVPIMKREQDGAIITQFDYPMCEALGLVKMDFLGLRNLTVLDDALINIKRNRGIDLVLEDLDFEDQATYDLLARGDTLGVFQLDGGPMRALLRSMKPDKFEDISAVGALYRPGPMGADSHNKYARRKNGREPIDPIHPELEKPLETVLGETYGLIVYQEQVMEIAQVLAGFSLGQADNLRRAMGKKKKSELDKQYAGFQQGMLERGYSQKAITTLWDILLPFSDYAFNKAHSAAYGVISYWTAYLKANYPAEYMAALLTSTRVDKDKSAIYLNECRRMGIKVLPPDVNESVSNFASVGPDIRFGLGAIRNIGENVVAGIVEGRTTGGPYADFNDFLDKVPTLVCNKRVLDSLIKAGAFDSLGHRRRALTTVAEEGVDLYIDLKRQAAIGQDSLFGGGDDVFTGGRVEVPETMPEWEKTQLLAFERDMLGLYVSDHPLQGLEHVLRASSDSTIGDLLTNTDLPDGSTIRICGLITGVQRRMSKKGDPWASITIEDLEGGIEVMVFPGAYQLAMPVLVPDTIVVVKGRVRRKDEGIELNALEVTMPAMGSGGPERPLVVTLPVARCTADTIGTFKQVLSAHPGMSEVHLRLVGNGTTKVMRLDDSLRVAQSSSLIADLKELLGPHCLS
- a CDS encoding iron chaperone codes for the protein MAQHPDREKQTYTTVEDYIAAATYDVEPRLQEMRSVIRAALPDAEETISYNIPAYKQHGVVIVQFAGYDEHTSLNFFPTAGAFARFDEELKPYKTSKSAIRFPLDQPLPVQLIGDIARFRLEEAAQFAARKRSGG